One region of Centropristis striata isolate RG_2023a ecotype Rhode Island chromosome 3, C.striata_1.0, whole genome shotgun sequence genomic DNA includes:
- the gdf5 gene encoding growth/differentiation factor 5 — MKVVKRLSLLLSCLTLIYLHPVLSSLSRTRPSQHHHHRLGEAVERAAGAGGGEQAHGRNGRGVGGSTPAAGRQPVTATGTWKPSPVSPARITRIRAGPPLIKGETTVVKSKLTTSSSSSLHSGAVPVNRAHLQQQQRDRAVSLGRKEAARSWLPGGDAHIKAHAPAALSAHAAGKGVGAAGGGAGVSPGKKMGKVASRASAAAPARTGPPQRAMLAQRGASSKAQKLSDREAHHKQPLVTPHDYMLSLYWSLSTGDLNSSALHEAGLANTITSFVDKGQDERGPQLRRQRYHFNVSSLERDGLLGAELRILRKRLSDPRRASMGSTASDGAGGGISSPCLKLYTCASGKQQAVLLQTKTVEDLLGGGGFGSKWEVFDIWKVFKGFKNQQNQHSQQLCVELEALEHRAGRPMDLRTLGFARLGRTNKEKAFLLVFGKSKKRDLFYNEIKARSGHDNKTVYEYLFTQRRMRRAPAARGVKKPPQQQQQPPLQTLPQHQVVKTQTRPRCHRRRLHVNFKEMGWDDWIIAPLEYEAYHCDGVCDFPIRSHLEPTNHAIIQTLMNSMDPESTPPTCCVPTRLSPISILYIDSANNVVYKQYEDMVVESCGCR, encoded by the exons ATGAAAGTCGTGAAGCGTCTCTCTCTTCTGTTGAGCTGCTTGACTCTCATTTACCTGCATCCCGTTCTCAGTTCACTCAGCCGGACCAGACCGAgccagcaccaccaccaccggcTGGGAGAGGCAGTGGAGCGCGCGGCAGGCGCCGGGGGAGGAGAGCAAGCCCACGGACGAAACGGGAGAGGAGTCGGTGGTTCCACGCCAGCCGCGGGCAGGCAACCGGTGACCGCTACTGGGACGTGGAAACCCTCACCTGTGAGTCCGGCGAGGATTACGCGGATCCGCGCGGGCCCGCCGTTAATCAAGGGCGAAACGACTGTTGTTAAAAGCAAACTTACTACGTCCTCATCCTCGTCGCTGCACAGCGGGGCCGTGCCGGTGAACCGTGCacatctgcagcagcagcagcgggacAGAGCGGTCAGTTTGGGACGCAAAGAGGCTGCACGCTCCTGGCTGCCCGGCGGGGATGCTCACATTAAAGCGCACGCTCCGGCTGCTCTTAGCGCGCATGCAGCAGGGAAAGGAGTCGGGGCTGCTGGAGGTGGAGCAGGAGTCTCACCGGGGAAAAAAATGGGGAAAGTTGCTTCCAGGGCGAGTGCAGCTGCTCCAGCGCGCACCGGACCTCCTCAAAGAGCCATGCTGGCGCAGCGGGGAGCCAGCAGCAAAGCGCAGAAACTGAGCGACCGGGAAGCGCATCACAAACAGCCGCTGGTGACTCCTCACGACTACATGCTGTCGCTTTACTGGTCTCTCTCCACCGGGGACCTGAACAGCAGCGCGCTGCATGAAGCGGGTCTGGCCAACACCATCACCAGCTTCGTGGATAAAGGACAAG ACGAGCGTGGGCCCCAGCTGAGACGACAGAGGTATCACTTCAACGTCAGCTCTCTGGAACGAGACGGGCTCCTGGGGGCCGAACTACGCATTCTGAGGAAGCGTCTGTCTGACCCCCGCAGGGCCTCAATGGGATCCACAGCCTCTGACGGAGCGGGTGGAGGGATCTCGTCCCCGTGCCTGAAGCTGTACACCTGCGCTTCAGGTAAACAACAGGCTGTTCTGCTCCAGACAAAGACCGTGGAGGATCTGCTCGGCGGAGGCGGGTTTGGCAGCAAATGGGAAGTTTTTGACATATGGAAAGTCTTCAAGGGCTTCAAAAACCAGCAAAACCAGCACTCCCAGCAGCTGTGTGTTGAACTGGAGGCCCTGGAGCACAGAGCCGGGCGCCCCATGGACCTGCGCACTCTGGGGTTCGCCCGACTCGGCAGGACCAACAAGGAAAAGGCCTTCCTCCTGGTGTTTGGCAAAAGCAAGAAGCGCGACCTGTTCTACAACGAGATCAAAGCGCGGTCAGGCCACGACAACAAAACCGTCTACGAGTACCTGTTCACCCAGCGGCGGATGCGCCGGGCTCCTGCTGCGAGGGGGGTTAAGAAAccgccgcagcagcagcagcagccgccgTTACAGACCCTCCCCCAACACCAGGTGGTGAAGACCCAGACGAGGCCGCGTTGCCACCGGAGACGACTCCACGTGAACTTTAAAGAGATGGGCTGGGACGACTGGATCATCGCGCCGCTGGAGTACGAGGCCTACCACTGCGACGGCGTCTGCGACTTCCCCATCCGCTCGCATCTCGAACCGACCAACCACGCCATCATACAGACCCTGATGAACTCCATGGACCCGGAGTCGACGCCGCCGACCTGCTGCGTCCCGACACGACTCAGCCCGATCAGCATCCTGTACATCGACTCGGCCAATAACGTCGTCTACAAGCAGTACGAGGACATGGTGGTGGAGTCGTGTGGCTGCAGGTAG